The following are encoded in a window of Paraburkholderia sp. HP33-1 genomic DNA:
- a CDS encoding SDR family NAD(P)-dependent oxidoreductase has protein sequence MELGLKNKVVLITGGSKGIGFACARAFAQEGAKVAIVSRDPANLARAFEQLKEEGFHVHRTRADLHEPHSAADIVEEVSTAVGPIDVLINSAGAARRYDPETLDADAFRATMEAKYFPYIYPQQEVLRRMAERAKANGGAEPGTIVNIVGMGGKVASDIHIAGGAANAALMLATVGLAHYYARYGIRINAINPGPTLTERVEEAVRLEAAQQGIGNEEALARGQARMPLGRYAKPEEIADVALFLASRRASYVTGAIIPMDGANAPLI, from the coding sequence ATGGAACTCGGGCTCAAAAACAAAGTGGTGTTGATCACCGGCGGCAGCAAAGGCATCGGTTTTGCCTGCGCGCGCGCCTTCGCGCAGGAAGGCGCGAAGGTCGCGATCGTGTCGCGCGATCCCGCCAATCTGGCGCGTGCCTTCGAACAGCTGAAAGAGGAAGGATTCCACGTGCACCGCACGCGCGCCGACCTGCACGAGCCGCACAGCGCCGCCGATATCGTCGAAGAAGTCAGCACCGCGGTGGGCCCGATCGACGTGCTGATCAACAGCGCCGGCGCCGCGCGCCGCTACGACCCGGAAACGCTCGATGCCGATGCATTCCGCGCGACGATGGAAGCGAAGTATTTCCCTTACATCTATCCGCAGCAGGAAGTGCTGCGCCGGATGGCCGAGCGCGCGAAGGCCAACGGCGGTGCGGAGCCGGGAACGATCGTCAATATCGTCGGGATGGGCGGCAAGGTTGCGAGCGACATTCATATCGCGGGCGGCGCGGCCAACGCGGCGCTGATGCTCGCAACAGTCGGCCTCGCGCACTACTACGCGCGCTACGGTATCCGCATCAATGCGATCAACCCGGGCCCGACGCTGACCGAGCGCGTCGAGGAAGCGGTCCGGCTGGAGGCGGCGCAGCAAGGCATCGGCAACGAGGAAGCCCTCGCGCGCGGCCAGGCCAGGATGCCGCTCGGCCGCTATGCGAAGCCGGAGGAAATCGCCGACGTGGCGCTGTTCCTCGCGAGTCGCCGAGCGAGCTATGTGACGGGCGCGATCATCCCGATGGACGGTGCAAACGCGCCGCTGATCTGA
- a CDS encoding bifunctional UDP-4-keto-pentose/UDP-xylose synthase, protein MKKVLILGVNGFIGHHLSKRILETTDWEVFGMDMQTERLGDLVNHERMHFFEGDITINKEWVEYHIKKCDVILPLVAIATPATYVKQPLRVFELDFEANLPIVRSAVKYGKHLVFPSTSEVYGMCTDEQFDPEESQLSYGPINKPRWIYACSKQLMDRVIWGYGMEGLNFTLFRPFNWIGPGLDSIYTPKEGSSRVVTQFLGHIVRGENISLVDGGAQKRAFTDIDDGISALMKIIENKDGVATGKIYNIGNPTNNFSVRELAHKMLALAAEFPEYADSAKKVQLVETSSGAYYGNGYQDVQNRVPKIDNTKQELSWAPTSTFDEALRKIFEAYRGHVAEARALVEQQ, encoded by the coding sequence ATGAAAAAAGTCCTGATTCTGGGTGTGAATGGCTTCATCGGCCATCACCTGTCCAAACGCATTCTCGAAACGACCGACTGGGAAGTGTTCGGGATGGACATGCAGACCGAACGTCTCGGCGACCTCGTCAATCATGAGCGGATGCACTTCTTCGAAGGCGACATCACGATCAACAAGGAATGGGTCGAATATCACATCAAGAAGTGCGATGTGATTCTGCCGCTCGTCGCGATCGCCACGCCCGCCACCTACGTGAAGCAGCCGCTGCGTGTGTTCGAACTCGACTTCGAGGCGAACCTGCCGATCGTGCGTTCGGCCGTCAAGTACGGCAAGCACCTCGTGTTTCCGTCGACCTCCGAGGTTTACGGCATGTGCACGGACGAGCAGTTCGATCCGGAAGAATCGCAGCTGTCATACGGACCGATCAACAAGCCGCGCTGGATCTACGCTTGCTCGAAGCAACTGATGGACCGTGTGATCTGGGGCTACGGCATGGAAGGCCTGAACTTCACGCTGTTCCGTCCGTTCAACTGGATCGGCCCGGGCCTCGACTCGATCTACACGCCGAAGGAAGGTAGCTCGCGTGTGGTCACGCAGTTCCTCGGCCACATCGTGCGCGGCGAGAACATCAGCCTCGTCGACGGCGGTGCCCAGAAGCGCGCGTTCACGGACATCGACGACGGCATCAGCGCGCTGATGAAGATCATCGAGAACAAGGACGGTGTCGCCACCGGCAAGATCTACAACATCGGCAACCCGACCAACAACTTCTCGGTGCGTGAACTCGCGCACAAGATGCTGGCACTCGCGGCCGAATTCCCCGAATACGCGGACTCGGCGAAGAAGGTGCAACTGGTCGAAACGTCGTCGGGCGCGTACTACGGCAACGGCTATCAGGACGTGCAGAACCGCGTGCCGAAGATCGACAACACGAAGCAGGAACTCAGCTGGGCCCCCACGTCGACTTTCGACGAAGCGCTGCGCAAGATTTTCGAAGCGTATCGCGGCCACGTCGCGGAAGCCCGCGCACTCGTCGAACAGCAATAA
- a CDS encoding NlpC/P60 family protein translates to MRRLAFSLLPVLLLAACAGAPQKTSRGSGGSVGANGAYHTPPPGFPHFVDHSIGREEISIQAMSLVGVPYRWGGNTPDSGFDCSGLVRYVVLRAASVNLPRTTAEMSGRGESIEPDQIAPGDLIFFNTTGRAHSHVGIYVGKLRFVNAPSTGGTVRLDYLTNPYWAKRFDGIRRMAGPDATPAPFDTPSYQAAAPQTERGAAASAYAGAPSTATAQPVSGATSAAGASGGAAVAQADQFEPPPGLDTAQWQARSAGAVAPTVAPVAQQSTYENGASSPIQSTQPASIARALPQTAPDAIDAAADAFEPPPPASIAERQARQAQQIEGGGGGVQLMRASTASHGMPAPTQSGDDPIARFANGNY, encoded by the coding sequence ATGCGCCGACTCGCCTTTTCGCTGCTGCCCGTCCTGCTGCTCGCCGCCTGTGCCGGCGCGCCGCAAAAGACGTCGCGCGGCTCCGGCGGCAGCGTCGGCGCGAACGGCGCCTATCACACGCCCCCGCCCGGCTTCCCCCACTTCGTCGATCACAGCATCGGCCGCGAGGAAATCTCGATTCAGGCGATGAGCCTCGTCGGTGTGCCATACCGCTGGGGCGGCAATACGCCCGATAGCGGCTTCGATTGCAGCGGGCTCGTGCGCTATGTGGTGCTGCGCGCCGCGTCGGTGAACCTGCCGCGCACGACCGCCGAGATGAGCGGGCGCGGCGAATCGATCGAACCGGACCAAATCGCGCCCGGCGATCTGATCTTTTTCAATACGACCGGGCGCGCGCACTCGCACGTCGGCATCTACGTGGGTAAGCTGCGCTTCGTCAACGCGCCGTCGACGGGCGGCACGGTGCGGCTCGACTATCTGACCAACCCCTACTGGGCGAAGCGCTTTGACGGCATCCGGCGGATGGCGGGACCGGACGCGACGCCAGCACCGTTCGATACGCCGAGCTATCAGGCGGCGGCCCCGCAGACGGAGCGCGGTGCGGCGGCATCGGCTTACGCGGGAGCGCCGTCAACAGCAACGGCCCAGCCGGTCTCGGGCGCGACCTCGGCGGCCGGTGCAAGCGGCGGCGCGGCCGTCGCGCAAGCCGATCAATTCGAGCCGCCGCCAGGCCTCGACACCGCGCAGTGGCAGGCGCGCTCGGCGGGCGCCGTGGCACCCACAGTGGCCCCGGTGGCTCAGCAGAGCACGTATGAAAACGGCGCTTCTTCCCCCATCCAGTCGACGCAGCCGGCGTCGATCGCCCGCGCCCTCCCGCAAACTGCACCCGACGCAATCGACGCCGCCGCCGATGCGTTCGAACCACCGCCGCCCGCGTCCATCGCGGAACGCCAGGCCCGCCAGGCGCAGCAGATCGAAGGCGGCGGCGGCGGCGTGCAGCTCATGCGCGCGTCGACGGCTTCCCACGGCATGCCCGCGCCCACACAAAGCGGCGACGACCCGATCGCCCGTTTCGCGAACGGCAACTACTGA
- a CDS encoding formyltransferase, which yields MKPRAVVFAYHNVGVRCLQVLLARGVDVALVVTHEDNPSENIWFGSVASVAAEHGIAVLTPADPKSPELRAAVSAARPDFIFSFYYRHMLPLDLLAIAARGAYNMHGSLLPKYRGRVPTNWAVLNGESETGATLHEMAAKPDAGAIIAQTPVPILPDDTAAQVFDKVTVAAEQTLWRVLPALLAGEAPHLPNDLAHGSYYGGRKPEDGRIDWNQPAQQVYNLIRAVAPPYPGAFTEVGGQRFIVARARLAAPGALRSDLPPGLHVSDNAVFAICGDGRTINIHELRHQHDGGETAVSPAEFAQLIQTHS from the coding sequence ATGAAGCCGCGCGCCGTCGTATTCGCGTATCACAACGTCGGGGTGCGGTGCCTGCAGGTGCTGCTCGCGCGCGGTGTCGACGTGGCGCTCGTCGTCACGCACGAAGACAACCCGAGCGAGAACATCTGGTTCGGCAGTGTGGCATCGGTGGCGGCCGAGCACGGTATCGCCGTGCTCACGCCGGCCGATCCGAAGAGTCCGGAACTGCGCGCCGCGGTGAGCGCCGCGCGGCCGGACTTCATCTTCTCGTTCTACTACCGCCACATGTTGCCGCTCGACCTGCTCGCGATTGCCGCACGGGGCGCTTACAACATGCACGGTTCGCTGCTGCCGAAATACCGCGGCCGCGTGCCGACCAACTGGGCGGTGCTCAACGGCGAGAGCGAAACCGGCGCGACGCTGCACGAAATGGCCGCGAAGCCCGACGCGGGTGCGATCATTGCGCAAACTCCGGTGCCGATCCTGCCCGACGACACCGCCGCGCAGGTGTTCGACAAGGTCACCGTTGCCGCCGAGCAGACGCTCTGGCGCGTGCTGCCGGCGCTGCTCGCAGGCGAAGCGCCGCATCTGCCGAACGATCTCGCGCACGGCAGCTACTACGGCGGGCGCAAACCGGAAGACGGCCGCATCGACTGGAATCAGCCCGCGCAGCAGGTCTACAACCTGATCCGCGCGGTCGCGCCGCCGTATCCGGGCGCGTTCACGGAGGTTGGCGGCCAGCGTTTCATCGTCGCGCGCGCGCGTCTCGCGGCGCCCGGCGCGCTCCGCTCGGATTTGCCCCCGGGCCTGCACGTAAGCGATAATGCCGTTTTCGCGATCTGCGGCGACGGCCGCACCATCAATATCCACGAATTGCGGCACCAGCACGACGGCGGCGAGACCGCCGTCAGTCCGGCGGAATTCGCCCAGCTCATCCAAACTCATTCATGA
- a CDS encoding polysaccharide deacetylase family protein gives MARIVLKIDVDTLRGTREGVPNLARIFDRFKARATFLFSLGPDHTGWAMRRVLRPGFLKKVSRTSVVEHYGVRQLMYGVLLPGPDIGAKAAAEMRAIHEAGFECGIHTWDHVYWQDNVRAKDRAWTVAQMQQSHARFIDIFGAPPVTHGAAGWQMNGHAFEQIDAWGMRYASDGRGHSPYLPVVDGKTLTHVQMPTTLPTLDEVLGVDGVDTHNVAAWMLKQTEKNPHDQVFTLHAELEGQKLAPVFEQLLEGWRAQGHTFATMGDYYATLDRDTLPSYPVTWGEIPGRSGELIVQP, from the coding sequence TTGGCTCGCATCGTCCTGAAGATCGACGTCGACACGCTGCGCGGCACTCGCGAAGGCGTGCCGAATCTCGCGCGTATTTTCGACCGCTTCAAGGCGCGCGCCACCTTCCTCTTCAGCCTCGGGCCCGACCACACCGGTTGGGCGATGCGCCGTGTGTTGCGGCCGGGCTTTCTGAAGAAGGTGTCGCGCACGTCGGTGGTCGAGCATTACGGCGTCAGGCAGCTGATGTACGGCGTGCTGCTGCCCGGTCCGGACATCGGCGCGAAGGCCGCGGCCGAGATGCGCGCGATCCACGAAGCCGGCTTCGAGTGCGGCATCCATACGTGGGATCACGTGTACTGGCAGGACAATGTGCGCGCCAAAGATCGCGCGTGGACCGTCGCACAGATGCAGCAGAGCCACGCGCGCTTCATCGACATATTCGGCGCGCCGCCTGTCACGCACGGCGCGGCGGGCTGGCAGATGAACGGCCACGCGTTCGAGCAGATCGACGCGTGGGGCATGCGCTACGCGTCCGACGGCCGCGGCCACTCGCCGTATCTGCCGGTGGTCGACGGCAAGACGCTCACGCACGTGCAGATGCCGACCACGCTGCCCACGCTCGACGAGGTGCTTGGTGTCGACGGTGTCGACACGCACAACGTTGCCGCCTGGATGCTGAAGCAGACCGAAAAAAATCCGCACGACCAGGTGTTCACGCTGCACGCGGAACTCGAAGGACAGAAGCTCGCGCCGGTGTTCGAACAACTGCTCGAAGGCTGGCGCGCGCAGGGCCACACGTTCGCGACGATGGGCGATTACTACGCCACGCTAGACCGCGACACGCTGCCATCGTACCCTGTTACGTGGGGTGAAATTCCGGGGCGCTCCGGCGAGCTGATCGTCCAGCCCTGA
- a CDS encoding glycosyltransferase, with protein MTYSEHRAVAPEVSIIIPVYNEEAGLAALFARLYPALDALGTGYEVIFINDGSRDKSAALLAEQFRVRPDTTRVILLNGNYGQHMAILAGFEQSRGDIVITLDADLQNPPEEIGKLVAKMREGFDYVGTIRRQRQDSLWRRKASRAMNQLRERITRIKMTDQGCMLRAYSRHIIDTINRCGEINTFIPALAYTFAQNPVEIEVAHEERFAGESKYSLYSLIRLNFDLVTGFSVVPLQWLSFIGVILSLGSAALFVLLLIRRFIIGAEVQGVFTLFAITFFLLGVIIFALGLLGEYIGRIYQQVRARPRYLVQTILEEREGAAIAEAPRQTVVQGVQPVPVADQGRTP; from the coding sequence ATGACTTATTCGGAACATCGCGCCGTCGCACCGGAAGTGTCGATCATCATTCCGGTGTACAACGAGGAAGCCGGACTGGCCGCGCTGTTCGCGCGCCTCTATCCGGCGCTCGACGCGCTCGGCACCGGTTATGAAGTGATCTTCATCAACGACGGCAGCCGCGACAAATCCGCCGCGCTGCTCGCCGAGCAGTTCCGCGTGCGCCCCGACACGACGCGCGTGATCCTGCTGAACGGCAATTACGGCCAGCACATGGCGATCCTGGCAGGCTTCGAGCAGTCGCGCGGCGACATCGTGATCACGCTCGACGCCGACCTGCAGAATCCGCCCGAGGAAATCGGCAAGCTCGTCGCGAAAATGCGCGAGGGCTTCGACTACGTCGGCACGATCCGCCGGCAGCGCCAGGACAGCCTGTGGCGCCGCAAGGCGTCGCGCGCGATGAATCAGCTGCGCGAGCGCATCACCCGCATCAAGATGACCGACCAGGGCTGCATGCTGCGCGCGTACAGCCGCCACATCATCGATACGATCAACCGCTGCGGCGAGATCAACACGTTCATTCCGGCGCTCGCCTACACGTTCGCGCAGAACCCGGTGGAAATCGAGGTCGCGCACGAAGAACGCTTCGCCGGCGAATCGAAGTACTCGCTGTACTCGCTGATCCGTCTGAATTTCGACCTCGTCACCGGCTTCTCGGTGGTGCCGCTGCAATGGTTGTCGTTCATCGGCGTGATCCTGTCGCTGGGGTCCGCGGCGCTGTTCGTCCTGCTGCTGATTCGCCGCTTCATCATCGGCGCGGAAGTGCAAGGTGTGTTCACGCTGTTTGCCATCACGTTCTTCCTGCTCGGCGTGATCATCTTCGCGCTCGGCCTGCTCGGTGAATACATCGGCCGGATCTATCAGCAGGTGCGTGCGCGGCCGCGTTACCTCGTGCAGACCATTCTCGAAGAACGCGAAGGCGCGGCCATCGCCGAAGCGCCGCGTCAGACCGTCGTGCAGGGCGTGCAGCCGGTGCCGGTCGCCGATCAGGGGCGCACTCCATGA
- a CDS encoding SMR family transporter, whose amino-acid sequence MNPISLFCILAGVTLNAGAQLLLKAGTNAVGHFEFTRANILPIGFKLATQPPIIGGLACYVISVAVWIIGLSRVDVSIAYPMLSLGYVVNAVAAWYLFGEVMSVQKLVGIGIILVGVVVLARS is encoded by the coding sequence ATGAACCCGATTTCCCTCTTCTGCATCCTCGCCGGCGTCACGCTGAACGCCGGCGCGCAACTGTTGCTCAAAGCCGGTACGAATGCCGTTGGACACTTCGAATTCACCCGTGCGAACATCCTGCCCATCGGCTTCAAGCTGGCAACCCAGCCGCCAATCATCGGCGGGCTCGCCTGCTACGTGATCAGCGTGGCAGTTTGGATCATCGGGCTGTCGCGCGTGGATGTGTCGATCGCCTATCCGATGCTGTCGCTTGGCTACGTCGTCAATGCGGTCGCCGCGTGGTACCTGTTCGGCGAAGTGATGTCGGTGCAGAAGCTGGTCGGCATCGGCATCATCCTCGTCGGCGTGGTCGTGCTCGCGCGCAGCTAG
- a CDS encoding DegT/DnrJ/EryC1/StrS family aminotransferase gives MSQSKVPFLPFVKPEIDEETIQGVADVLRSGWITTGPQNQKFEAALSEFCGGRPVRTFNSGTATLEIGLRLAGVGPGDEVITTPATWVSTSNVILETGAMPVFADIDPVTRNIDLDLLEKAITPRTKALLPVYLSGLPVDMDRLYAIARAHNLRVIEDAAQAFGSSWNGERIGKLGDIVSFSFHANKNLTSIEGGALVLNNEEEAVLAQKYRLQGITRTGFDGMDCDVLGGKYNLTDVAARVGLGQLPHLARFIAQRKKLVRAYFAQLEGGAAVKLGVGLPFADFENSNWHMFQITLPLEKLSIDRAGFMGELKERGIGSGVHYPALHLFSLYRARGFKEGMFPHAERFGASNVTLPLFTLMNESDVERVCRAVNEICEHYGK, from the coding sequence ATGAGCCAGTCAAAAGTCCCGTTTTTGCCGTTTGTCAAACCCGAGATCGATGAAGAAACGATCCAGGGCGTCGCCGACGTGCTGCGCTCCGGCTGGATCACCACCGGCCCGCAGAACCAGAAGTTCGAGGCCGCGCTCTCCGAGTTCTGTGGCGGCCGTCCGGTGCGCACCTTCAATTCCGGCACCGCGACGCTCGAAATCGGCCTGCGCCTCGCCGGCGTCGGTCCCGGCGACGAAGTCATCACGACGCCGGCCACCTGGGTGTCGACCAGCAACGTGATCCTCGAAACCGGCGCGATGCCGGTATTCGCCGACATCGACCCGGTCACGCGCAACATCGATCTCGACCTGCTCGAAAAAGCGATCACGCCGCGCACCAAGGCGCTCTTGCCGGTGTACCTGTCCGGCCTCCCGGTCGACATGGACCGCCTGTACGCGATCGCCCGCGCGCACAATCTGCGCGTGATCGAAGACGCCGCGCAGGCGTTCGGCTCCAGCTGGAACGGCGAGCGCATCGGCAAACTCGGCGACATCGTGTCGTTCAGCTTCCACGCGAACAAGAACCTGACGTCGATCGAAGGCGGCGCGCTCGTGCTGAACAACGAGGAAGAAGCGGTGCTCGCCCAGAAGTACCGCCTGCAGGGCATCACGCGCACCGGCTTCGACGGCATGGACTGCGACGTGCTCGGCGGCAAATACAACCTGACCGACGTCGCCGCGCGCGTCGGCCTCGGCCAGCTGCCGCATCTCGCGCGCTTCATCGCGCAGCGCAAAAAGCTCGTGCGCGCGTACTTCGCGCAGCTCGAAGGCGGCGCGGCCGTGAAGCTCGGCGTCGGCCTGCCGTTCGCCGACTTCGAAAACAGCAACTGGCACATGTTCCAGATCACGCTGCCGCTCGAAAAACTGTCGATCGATCGCGCCGGCTTCATGGGTGAATTGAAAGAACGCGGCATCGGTTCGGGCGTGCACTACCCCGCGCTGCACCTCTTTTCCCTGTACCGCGCCCGCGGCTTCAAGGAAGGCATGTTCCCGCACGCGGAGCGCTTCGGCGCCTCCAACGTCACGCTGCCGCTCTTCACGCTGATGAACGAAAGCGATGTCGAGCGCGTGTGCCGTGCGGTCAACGAAATTTGCGAACACTACGGAAAGTAA
- a CDS encoding peroxiredoxin: protein MSIAVDQPIPDFTAAATGGEITLSKLRGKKVVLYFYPKDNTPGCTTEGLQFRDLYPKFKKAGAQVIGVSRDSLRSHDNFKAKLELPFPLISDPEETLCALFTVIKMKKMYGKEVRGIERSTFLIDADGVLRQEWRGVKVPGHVDDILEAVQAL, encoded by the coding sequence GTGTCCATCGCAGTCGACCAACCCATCCCCGACTTCACCGCCGCCGCGACGGGCGGCGAGATCACGCTGTCAAAGCTGCGGGGCAAGAAGGTGGTGCTGTATTTTTATCCGAAGGACAATACGCCGGGCTGCACGACCGAAGGGCTGCAGTTCCGCGATCTGTATCCAAAGTTCAAGAAGGCCGGCGCGCAGGTAATCGGCGTGTCCCGCGACAGCCTGCGCTCGCATGACAACTTCAAGGCCAAGCTCGAACTGCCCTTCCCGCTGATTTCGGATCCGGAAGAAACGCTCTGCGCGCTGTTCACCGTCATCAAAATGAAGAAAATGTATGGCAAAGAGGTACGGGGAATCGAGCGCTCCACGTTCCTCATCGACGCTGATGGCGTGCTGCGCCAGGAGTGGCGAGGCGTGAAAGTGCCGGGCCACGTCGACGATATTCTGGAGGCTGTACAAGCGCTTTGA
- a CDS encoding PhoH family protein: MPLPTPPSKLGNLLSADEYKAKAVTPARSSAKKQAREGESAESADYGRANVATPMAHAANAATTLRPVPAVESPAVAQPAPARGRRTKQTPALLQPVPATRAQLDAAEADAQPVVARAPAAKQPAAETAAAPAAAAPASTRKKRGTSATPAEVQKLFVLDTNVLMHDPSCLFRFEEHDVYLPMMTLEELDNHKKGMSEVARNARQVSRTLDTLVANAGDMADGIPLARLGSREASGRLYFQTRLTAIEPVEGLPEGKADNQILGVVRALQRDRADRQVVLVSKDINMRIKAHALGLPAEDYFNDQVLEDSDLLYTGIRALPQDFWTRHAKGMESWQDTKTGTTYYRVTGPLCASMLVNEFVYLEPQNGEPAFHALVRELNGKTALLQTLRDYGHHKNNVWGITARNREQNFALNLLMNPEIDFVTLLGQAGTGKTLVALAAGLAQVLDDKRYNEIIVTRATVPVGEDIGFLPGTEEEKMQPWMGAFDDNLEVLQKTDDAAGEWGRAATQELIRSRLKIKSMNFMRGRTFVDKYLIIDEAQNLTPKQMKTLVTRAGPGTKIICLGNIAQIDTPYLTEGSSGLTYVVDRFKGWAHSGHVTLARGERSRLADYASEIL; this comes from the coding sequence ATGCCTTTGCCTACTCCCCCCAGCAAACTCGGCAATCTTTTGTCGGCTGACGAATACAAGGCCAAAGCCGTCACGCCCGCGCGCTCGAGCGCGAAAAAACAGGCGCGTGAAGGGGAATCCGCAGAGTCGGCCGATTACGGCCGCGCCAATGTCGCCACACCGATGGCGCACGCCGCCAACGCCGCCACCACGTTGCGGCCCGTGCCCGCCGTCGAGTCGCCTGCCGTCGCGCAACCCGCGCCGGCGCGTGGCCGCAGGACCAAACAGACGCCAGCGCTGTTGCAGCCGGTGCCGGCCACGCGCGCACAGCTCGACGCCGCTGAGGCCGACGCGCAGCCGGTGGTCGCGCGCGCGCCTGCCGCGAAGCAGCCGGCGGCCGAAACAGCCGCCGCACCTGCCGCGGCGGCTCCGGCCTCCACGCGCAAGAAACGTGGCACGAGCGCGACGCCAGCCGAGGTGCAGAAGCTGTTCGTGCTCGACACGAACGTGCTGATGCACGACCCGAGCTGCCTGTTCCGCTTCGAGGAGCACGACGTCTATCTGCCGATGATGACGTTGGAAGAGCTCGACAACCACAAGAAGGGGATGTCGGAAGTCGCGCGTAACGCGCGTCAGGTGAGCCGCACGCTCGACACGCTCGTCGCGAATGCGGGAGACATGGCCGACGGCATTCCCCTCGCGCGTCTGGGCAGCCGCGAAGCGTCCGGGCGACTGTACTTCCAGACCCGGCTGACCGCGATCGAGCCTGTTGAAGGTCTGCCCGAAGGCAAGGCCGACAACCAGATCCTCGGCGTCGTGCGCGCGTTGCAGCGCGATCGCGCGGATCGCCAGGTCGTGCTGGTGTCGAAAGACATCAACATGCGCATCAAGGCGCATGCGCTCGGCCTGCCCGCCGAAGACTACTTCAACGACCAGGTGCTCGAGGACAGCGACCTGCTGTACACGGGCATCCGCGCGCTGCCGCAGGATTTCTGGACCAGGCACGCGAAGGGCATGGAAAGCTGGCAGGACACGAAAACCGGCACCACGTACTACCGCGTGACGGGTCCGCTGTGCGCGTCGATGCTGGTCAACGAGTTCGTTTATCTGGAGCCGCAGAACGGCGAGCCCGCATTTCATGCGCTGGTGCGCGAGCTGAACGGCAAGACGGCGCTGCTGCAAACGCTGCGCGACTACGGCCACCACAAGAACAACGTGTGGGGCATCACGGCACGCAACCGCGAGCAGAACTTCGCGCTGAACCTGCTGATGAACCCGGAAATCGACTTCGTCACGCTGCTCGGCCAGGCCGGCACCGGCAAGACGCTGGTCGCGCTCGCGGCGGGCCTCGCGCAGGTGCTCGACGACAAACGCTACAACGAGATCATCGTGACGCGCGCGACGGTGCCGGTCGGCGAAGACATCGGCTTCCTGCCTGGCACTGAAGAGGAAAAGATGCAGCCGTGGATGGGTGCGTTCGACGACAACCTCGAAGTCCTGCAGAAAACCGACGACGCCGCGGGCGAATGGGGCCGCGCCGCGACCCAGGAGTTGATCCGCTCACGCCTGAAGATCAAGAGCATGAACTTCATGCGCGGCCGCACGTTCGTCGACAAGTATCTGATCATCGACGAGGCGCAAAACCTGACGCCGAAACAGATGAAGACGCTCGTCACGCGTGCGGGTCCGGGCACCAAGATCATCTGCCTCGGCAACATCGCGCAGATCGACACGCCTTACCTGACCGAGGGCAGCTCGGGCCTGACCTACGTGGTCGACCGCTTCAAGGGCTGGGCGCACAGCGGACACGTGACGCTCGCGCGCGGCGAGCGTTCGCGCCTTGCTGACTACGCGTCGGAGATTCTCTAA